A section of the Prionailurus bengalensis isolate Pbe53 chromosome C2, Fcat_Pben_1.1_paternal_pri, whole genome shotgun sequence genome encodes:
- the ZNF80 gene encoding LOW QUALITY PROTEIN: zinc finger protein 80 (The sequence of the model RefSeq protein was modified relative to this genomic sequence to represent the inferred CDS: inserted 1 base in 1 codon; deleted 1 base in 1 codon; substituted 4 bases at 4 genomic stop codons), with protein sequence MKSLHSRVLQKQDTAGDAFHDCDSQGPCKGALVHAEXILNKCKECRKAFNKNCLLVXHQCIHTGVKPXECHKCGKAFHENVDFXQMRIHTGEMSNKYIKCGKVVSPMLTTSMTHLMYHQQIHPGKKPYKCSERRKTFNYHCFCPAXQDPASGRNECGNAFHHNSAFTQYKRIHTRQKPYTCSECGKTFIYHSVFIGHGMTHNAQKPYECKDCGKGFYYSVSLTQHIRSHTGEKPYDWVLSPPLAQHQPVYLCTGA encoded by the exons ATGAAGAGTCTGCACTCAAGGGTTTTACAGAAGCAAGACACTGCAGGAGATGCTTTCCATGACTGTGACTCACAGGGACCATGTAAAGGCGCTTTGGTTCATGCAGAGTAGATCCTAAACAAATGCAAAGAATGCAGGAAAGCATTTAACAAGAATTGCCTCCTTGTCTGACATCAGTGCATTCACACTGGAGTGAAACCTTAAGAATGCCAcaagtgtgggaaagcctttcaTGAAAATGTAGACT GACAAATGAGGATTCACACTGGAGAGATGTCCAATAAGTACATCAAGTGTGGAAAGGTTGTTAGCCCCATGCTGACAACATCCATG ACACACCTCATGTATCACCAGCAGATCCACCCTGGCAAGAAGCCCTATAAGTGCAGTGAACGTAGAAAGACCTTCAACTATCACTGTTTTTGTCCCGCGTAGCAAGACCCAGCCTCCGGGCGCAACGAATGTGGGAATGCCTTTCACCACAACTCTGCTTTCACTCAATACAAGAGGATTCACACCAGACAGAAGCCCTACACGTGCAGTGAGTGTGGAAAGACCTTCATCTACCACTCTGTTTTTATTGGACATGGCATGACCCACAATGCACAAAAGCCTTATGAGTGTAAAGACTGTGGGAAAGGTTTTTACTACAGTGTCTCCCTCACTCAACACATCAGGAgtcacactggagagaagccctatga